AAGGCGGTGCGCGTATCCTTGAGCTGATACTTCGCCGGGCCGCCCGGGGCGTAGTCCTGATCGATCATGCGCTTGCCGTGTTGACGCATGACCGGCGAATCGGCGAAGCCCCCACTCAGGGCGTCGCGTACCTTGGCAGGGTCGGCGCCACCCCGCTCGGCGAACAGCAGCGCCTCGGCCACCGCCGCGATGGTACTGGCCACGATCATCTGGTTGGCGAGTTTGGTCTGCTGACCGGTGCCGGCCGGACCGACATGCACCGGACGCCCCATCGCCGAGAGCATCTCACGGCACACCTCGAACACACTCGCCTCGCCGCCGGCCATGATCGCCAGGCTGCCTTCCGTCGCACCCTTCTGGCCACCCGATACCGGCGCATCCAGATAGCCTATCCTGCGCTCGGCGCAGTGCTGCGCCTGGTTCACCGCCGTCTCCACGGGAATCGAGCTCATCACGATCAGCGTGGCCCCCGGCATCATGACATCGATGGCGCCCCCGCCACGCTCATCGCCCTCCAACAGCAGCGCATCGCAGGTGGGGCCATCGCTGAGCATGCAGATCAGGGCGTCCACGCCGGTTGCGGCGTCGGCCGGCGTTGCGCAGGCGATCCCCCCGGCCGCCACGATCGCATCCAGCTTCGCCGTCGAGCGATTCCACGCCTGCAGGGTGTAGCCAGCC
This DNA window, taken from Halomonas sp. TA22, encodes the following:
- a CDS encoding NAD(P)-dependent oxidoreductase; translation: MNRTRIGFIGTGLMGEPMALNLLTAGYTLQAWNRSTAKLDAIVAAGGIACATPADAATGVDALICMLSDGPTCDALLLEGDERGGGAIDVMMPGATLIVMSSIPVETAVNQAQHCAERRIGYLDAPVSGGQKGATEGSLAIMAGGEASVFEVCREMLSAMGRPVHVGPAGTGQQTKLANQMIVASTIAAVAEALLFAERGGADPAKVRDALSGGFADSPVMRQHGKRMIDQDYAPGGPAKYQLKDTRTALARAEALGLELPVARVADTLFAAMVEYGDGELDHSGLMRELRRLNAIS